The Pseudomonas sp. B21-023 genomic interval TTGCCATGCACTACCCTCCTGCAGGCTCAATCCGTGAGCCACCAGACGATGTCCATCCACGACATCGCCGAGATCTCGACCGCCGAAAAACCCAGCTCCTTCGCCAGCTGCTTGGCCAGCCGCTTCTGGGATCGTGGGTCAAAGTTCGTCGTCTTGCACCAAGCGAAAATAGCCGGCCTGCAGGCGGGTGTAGTCCTTCAGGGTCAGGCCTTCGAGGTCCTTCACACCGACCTCGGCTAGGGAGGCGAACAGGTTCAGTTCACGTTGCTCGTCATCACCGTTGGTGAGCTGCTGTGCAGCACGGATGTCGCGCACCGTCGGCGCCCGCAGGCTCAGCTTGTCCACCTGCACGCCATTGCATTCGGCTGGCTTGCTCAAGGTGACGATGACGCGGTCTGCTTCAACCTGCAGGTAAGCGGGGATTTTCTTGCTCATGGGGTGTTGTCCTTGTCTGTGAGGAAGTTACAGGCCCAGGGCCTGGCGTTGCTGGGCAAGCTGGTCGACGCCGTCGATCACCCGCTTCATGCCCAGCGCATCGATCTCGTAGATCAGGCGCCCGTCGACCTCGAGCTTGTAATAAGTCACCGCGACGTTGTGTTTGATCTCGGCCTTGTCGCCCGGCTTCCAGTCGCCCATGTCGACCTCCTTCAGCGCGCCGCGCAGGGTGACGATCAC includes:
- a CDS encoding phage tail assembly protein, producing MSKKIPAYLQVEADRVIVTLSKPAECNGVQVDKLSLRAPTVRDIRAAQQLTNGDDEQRELNLFASLAEVGVKDLEGLTLKDYTRLQAGYFRLVQDDEL